In one Bradyrhizobium cosmicum genomic region, the following are encoded:
- a CDS encoding MFS transporter, which yields MTAATGVSASAEKSATAHVVWASALGTAIEWYDFLIYGTAAALVLNKLFFPSFDPFVGTLAAFSTYAVGFVARPIGGAIIGHYGDRLGRKKMLVATMIAMGLGTFLIGCLPTYSQIGVWAPILLIVLRFVQGIGLGGEWSGAVVMVIEHSGNRRGFYGSLVQIGFPVGVAASTGIFALMTKLPEADFLSWGWRVPFLISILLVGVGFIVRLKLAETPHFKEVVERREVLAQPALEVLRRDWRSFLLAIGITVSEVGLAYLLTVFTVVYATTKLGLPRQVILDAVVYAALVEFATLPLAGWLSDIFGRKALYLAGGVFSVALAFPLFWFLDTKEPALIIFALVVTMTLTHALLFGPKAAFMPELFRTQVRYSGASLGANVAAALSGGFSPLIATALLAWAGSYWPVSVYIIALSIITIIATLKAPETAHAALKS from the coding sequence ATGACGGCAGCAACGGGCGTCTCCGCAAGCGCGGAGAAATCGGCGACGGCGCATGTGGTGTGGGCGAGCGCGCTCGGCACCGCGATCGAATGGTACGATTTCCTGATCTACGGCACGGCGGCCGCGCTGGTGCTGAACAAGCTGTTCTTCCCGAGCTTCGATCCTTTCGTCGGCACGCTGGCGGCGTTCTCCACCTATGCCGTCGGCTTCGTCGCGCGGCCGATCGGCGGCGCGATCATCGGGCATTACGGCGACCGGCTCGGCCGCAAGAAGATGCTGGTCGCGACCATGATCGCGATGGGGCTCGGCACCTTCCTGATCGGCTGCCTGCCGACCTACAGCCAGATCGGCGTCTGGGCGCCGATCCTGCTCATCGTGCTGCGCTTCGTCCAGGGCATCGGGCTTGGCGGCGAATGGAGCGGCGCGGTGGTCATGGTGATCGAGCACTCCGGCAACCGGCGCGGCTTCTACGGCAGCCTGGTGCAGATCGGCTTTCCGGTCGGCGTCGCCGCGTCGACGGGCATCTTCGCGCTCATGACGAAATTGCCCGAGGCGGATTTCCTGAGCTGGGGCTGGCGTGTGCCGTTCCTGATCAGCATCCTGCTCGTCGGCGTCGGCTTCATCGTGCGGCTGAAGCTCGCGGAGACGCCGCATTTCAAGGAAGTGGTCGAGCGCAGGGAAGTGCTGGCGCAGCCGGCGCTGGAGGTGCTCCGCCGCGACTGGCGCAGCTTCCTGCTCGCGATCGGCATCACGGTGTCGGAAGTGGGGCTTGCCTATCTCCTCACCGTTTTCACCGTGGTCTATGCCACGACCAAGCTGGGCCTGCCGCGCCAGGTGATCCTGGATGCGGTGGTCTATGCCGCGCTCGTCGAGTTCGCGACGCTGCCGCTCGCCGGCTGGCTCTCCGACATCTTCGGACGCAAGGCGCTGTATCTCGCCGGCGGCGTGTTCTCAGTGGCGCTGGCGTTTCCGCTGTTCTGGTTCCTCGATACAAAAGAACCGGCGCTGATCATTTTCGCGCTGGTCGTCACGATGACGCTGACGCATGCGCTGCTGTTCGGGCCGAAGGCGGCGTTCATGCCGGAACTGTTCCGCACCCAGGTGCGCTATAGCGGCGCATCGCTGGGCGCCAATGTCGCGGCCGCGCTGAGCGGCGGCTTCTCGCCGCTGATCGCAACCGCGCTGCTGGCATGGGCCGGTTCGTACTGGCCTGTGTCGGTCTACATCATCGCGCTCTCGATCATCACGATCATCGCGACGCTGAAGGCGCCGGAGACGGCGCACGCCGCGCTGAAATCCTGA
- a CDS encoding ABC transporter substrate-binding protein, translating into MSDGAKGTSTFDPAGTKVTTTKKLSRRTLLKGAAAVAGAAVGSDAIRGFPTIWAQEIKDIELRHVGVSYSVVKAIGDQAAKDLGFKVTMQNLDTSAAINRFISQPNTVDIADLEGWQAKLAAKRSVIQGIEVKKIKEFDNILPIFTKGEIDGHKIPRQGISPYEAMYISKPDSTDLHDGVTEWATFLPQVYNADSIGYRPDLVGHEVTEWKDLIDPKFKGKAAILDVPAIGIMDAALCFESAGLIKYGNKGNMTKEEIDFTCNKLIELKKQGQFRATWTTFDQSVQLMAAGEVVIQSMWSPAVAAVRVKEIPCVYAPVNVKNGKEGYRGWCNGMGLMKHLSGKKLDAAYEYLNWYLSGWQGGFVGRYGYYSPVPSTAKKFLTAAEWDFWYDGKPAPAVINDPYGVPMEKAGTKRDGGSFLDRVKNISCWNTLMDEAAYMNKRWNDFKVA; encoded by the coding sequence ATGTCTGATGGGGCTAAGGGGACGTCCACTTTCGATCCGGCGGGAACGAAAGTGACGACGACGAAAAAATTGAGCCGGCGCACGCTGTTGAAGGGTGCGGCAGCCGTTGCGGGCGCAGCTGTCGGATCGGATGCGATCCGCGGTTTCCCGACCATCTGGGCGCAGGAGATCAAGGATATCGAGCTGCGCCATGTCGGCGTCTCCTACTCGGTGGTGAAGGCGATCGGTGACCAGGCGGCCAAGGATCTCGGCTTCAAGGTGACGATGCAGAACCTCGACACCTCCGCCGCCATCAACCGCTTCATAAGCCAGCCTAATACGGTCGACATCGCCGACCTCGAGGGCTGGCAGGCCAAGCTCGCCGCCAAGCGCTCCGTCATCCAGGGCATCGAAGTCAAGAAGATCAAGGAGTTCGACAACATCCTGCCGATCTTCACCAAGGGCGAGATCGACGGCCACAAGATCCCGCGCCAGGGCATCTCGCCCTATGAAGCGATGTACATATCCAAGCCCGACTCCACCGATCTGCACGACGGCGTCACCGAATGGGCGACCTTCCTGCCGCAGGTCTACAACGCCGACTCCATCGGCTATCGGCCCGACCTCGTCGGCCATGAAGTGACCGAGTGGAAGGATCTGATCGATCCGAAGTTCAAGGGCAAGGCCGCGATCCTCGACGTGCCCGCGATCGGCATCATGGACGCTGCGCTCTGCTTCGAGAGCGCCGGCCTGATCAAGTACGGCAACAAGGGCAACATGACCAAGGAGGAGATCGACTTCACCTGCAACAAGCTGATCGAGCTGAAGAAGCAGGGCCAGTTCCGCGCGACCTGGACCACCTTCGACCAGTCGGTGCAGTTGATGGCCGCAGGCGAAGTGGTGATCCAGTCGATGTGGTCGCCCGCGGTTGCGGCGGTGCGCGTGAAGGAAATCCCCTGCGTCTACGCGCCGGTCAACGTCAAGAACGGCAAGGAAGGCTATCGCGGCTGGTGCAACGGCATGGGCCTGATGAAGCACCTCTCCGGCAAGAAGCTGGATGCCGCCTACGAATATCTCAATTGGTATCTGTCTGGCTGGCAGGGCGGCTTCGTCGGCCGCTACGGCTACTACAGTCCGGTGCCGTCGACGGCCAAGAAATTCCTCACCGCTGCGGAGTGGGATTTCTGGTACGACGGCAAGCCGGCGCCTGCGGTGATCAACGATCCCTACGGCGTGCCGATGGAGAAGGCCGGCACCAAGCGCGACGGCGGTTCGTTCCTCGATCGCGTCAAGAACATCTCGTGCTGGAACACGCTGATGGACGAAGCCGCCTACATGAACAAGCGCTGGAACGACTTCAAGGTGGCGTGA
- a CDS encoding ABC transporter permease → MQPSPAQTPPRANLTGWLYVSPLVLVLVPFFVAPILVVLAASFFTTDGFGGLTPDFTLASYVDVLHSALTLKLYLATIKFTVLTWVFTLIIGFFVAYFLVFHVRNQLLAIGLFLLCTVPFWTSNIIRMISWIPLLGKEGLINQALLGTGVIRQPLEVLLFSDLAVVIAYVHQLTIFMIVPIFNSMARIDKKLIEAAIDAGASRFDIMRLVVVPMSKSGIALGTIFVVSIVMGDFFVVKVMSGGGSASVVSAFYEDVGVLQYPTAAASAVLLTLVLVAIVSLILRTVDIRQEITR, encoded by the coding sequence ATGCAGCCAAGTCCAGCTCAAACTCCACCACGCGCCAATCTCACCGGCTGGCTCTATGTCTCGCCGCTGGTGCTGGTGCTCGTGCCGTTCTTCGTGGCGCCGATCCTGGTCGTGCTGGCGGCGAGCTTCTTCACCACTGACGGCTTTGGCGGACTGACGCCCGACTTCACGCTGGCGAGCTACGTCGATGTGCTGCATTCGGCGCTGACGCTGAAGCTGTATCTGGCGACCATCAAGTTCACCGTGTTGACCTGGGTCTTCACCCTGATCATCGGCTTCTTCGTCGCCTACTTCCTGGTGTTCCACGTCCGTAACCAGCTGCTCGCGATCGGCCTGTTCCTGCTGTGCACCGTGCCGTTCTGGACCTCCAACATCATCCGGATGATTTCCTGGATTCCGCTGCTTGGCAAGGAAGGCCTGATCAACCAGGCGCTGCTGGGAACGGGCGTGATCCGTCAGCCGCTCGAAGTGCTGTTGTTCTCTGATCTCGCGGTCGTCATCGCCTATGTGCACCAGCTCACGATCTTCATGATCGTGCCGATCTTCAACTCGATGGCCCGGATCGACAAGAAGCTGATCGAGGCTGCGATCGACGCCGGCGCCAGCCGTTTCGATATCATGCGCCTGGTCGTGGTGCCGATGTCCAAGAGCGGCATCGCGCTCGGCACCATCTTCGTGGTCTCGATCGTGATGGGCGATTTCTTCGTGGTTAAGGTGATGTCCGGCGGCGGCTCGGCCTCGGTGGTCAGCGCCTTCTACGAGGACGTCGGCGTGCTGCAATATCCGACCGCCGCCGCTAGCGCCGTGTTGCTGACGCTGGTGCTGGTCGCGATCGTGTCGCTGATCCTGCGCACCGTCGATATCCGGCAGGAGATCACGCGATGA
- a CDS encoding ABC transporter permease, producing the protein MSAVAADMPETVAPATTKAIAPSKGGRPWTFYVLATLFGLYVIALYGPMFCIYVLSFQDIRGGLVFPMKGHSLHWFVDLFTQVRTGDVKGSFDRSIKLAVIVTVITVVVSFLAGLGFRKRFRGDTFVFYMMIGSLVAPGLVLGLGTGLLFQALGLNASWYTSALGAQLSWTLPFGVLVMFAVMSRFNHVWEEAAYDLGASRWQSIWLVMIPVLAPGLVAVALFGFTLSYDEFARSLQTAGSLNTLPLEIWSMTLNVTSPSLYALGTVTTIVSFVVIGASLGSIVLIQKKRGSSAKG; encoded by the coding sequence ATGAGCGCGGTGGCTGCCGACATGCCCGAAACGGTCGCGCCTGCGACGACCAAGGCGATCGCGCCGAGCAAGGGTGGACGTCCCTGGACGTTCTACGTGCTGGCGACGCTGTTCGGCCTCTACGTCATCGCGCTCTACGGCCCGATGTTCTGCATCTACGTCCTGTCGTTCCAGGACATCCGCGGCGGCCTGGTGTTCCCGATGAAGGGCCACTCGCTGCACTGGTTCGTCGACCTCTTCACGCAAGTGCGGACCGGCGACGTCAAGGGCTCGTTCGACCGTTCGATCAAGCTCGCTGTCATCGTCACTGTCATCACCGTGGTGGTCTCGTTCCTGGCCGGTCTCGGTTTCCGCAAACGATTTCGCGGCGACACTTTCGTCTTCTACATGATGATTGGCAGCTTGGTGGCACCCGGCCTCGTGCTCGGTCTCGGGACGGGACTTCTGTTCCAGGCGCTCGGGCTCAATGCGAGCTGGTACACCTCGGCACTCGGCGCCCAGCTGTCCTGGACGCTTCCGTTCGGCGTGCTGGTGATGTTCGCGGTGATGTCGCGCTTCAACCACGTCTGGGAGGAGGCGGCCTATGATCTCGGTGCCAGCCGCTGGCAGTCGATCTGGTTGGTCATGATCCCGGTGCTCGCGCCCGGCCTCGTCGCGGTCGCGCTGTTCGGGTTCACGCTATCCTATGACGAATTCGCGCGCAGCCTGCAGACGGCGGGCTCGCTGAACACGCTACCGCTCGAAATCTGGAGCATGACGCTGAATGTCACCTCGCCGTCGCTCTACGCGCTCGGCACGGTGACGACCATTGTCTCCTTCGTCGTGATCGGCGCGAGCCTGGGCAGCATCGTGCTGATCCAGAAGAAGCGCGGCAGCAGTGCAAAGGGCTGA
- a CDS encoding ABC transporter ATP-binding protein → MKSDRGDIELAGVCKSFDGITNVVDGVNLKIADGAYCCFIGPSGCGKTTILRMIAGHEDPTAGEIVIGGQNVVGLAPVQRRTAMMFQSYALFPHLTVRDNIAFALRVRGMSKADRLRAADAMIEKVRLTQFADRLPAQLSGGQQQRVALARAAITEPRVLLLDEPLSALDEQLRVQMRQELRRMQQELGITFIHVTHTQLEAIALADLVVVMEQGKIKQAGAARDVYAHPHDRYVAEFMGGQNVLSGRVEKVNGASFTLAQAAPSGIEVPLQARANVSVGDKVDIAVRRDDVALVRPGKELPPGYTTSLPSRVLAIEYQGYFVKVMLDTVPDDEFVAYVPEKTFFADPFTVGDVVMATWATGSALPLA, encoded by the coding sequence ATGAAGAGCGATCGCGGCGATATCGAACTGGCAGGCGTCTGCAAGAGCTTTGACGGCATCACCAATGTGGTCGACGGCGTCAATTTGAAGATCGCCGACGGCGCCTATTGCTGCTTCATCGGCCCCTCCGGCTGCGGCAAGACCACGATCCTGCGCATGATCGCCGGCCATGAGGACCCCACTGCGGGCGAGATCGTGATCGGCGGCCAGAACGTCGTCGGGCTCGCGCCAGTGCAGCGCCGGACCGCGATGATGTTCCAGTCGTACGCGCTGTTCCCGCATCTCACCGTGCGCGACAATATCGCCTTCGCGCTACGCGTGCGCGGCATGTCCAAGGCCGACCGGTTGCGGGCGGCCGATGCCATGATCGAGAAGGTCCGGCTGACGCAATTCGCCGACCGGCTGCCGGCGCAGCTGTCCGGCGGCCAGCAGCAGCGCGTGGCGCTGGCACGGGCCGCGATCACCGAGCCGCGGGTGCTGCTGCTCGACGAGCCGCTGTCGGCGCTCGACGAGCAGCTCCGCGTCCAGATGCGCCAGGAGCTCCGCCGGATGCAGCAGGAGCTCGGTATCACTTTCATCCATGTCACCCACACCCAGCTCGAGGCGATCGCGCTGGCCGACCTCGTGGTGGTGATGGAGCAAGGCAAGATCAAGCAGGCGGGCGCTGCGCGCGATGTCTACGCCCATCCGCACGATCGCTACGTCGCCGAATTCATGGGCGGCCAGAACGTGCTGTCGGGACGGGTTGAAAAGGTCAACGGCGCGAGCTTCACGCTCGCGCAGGCCGCTCCCTCCGGCATCGAAGTGCCGCTGCAGGCGCGCGCGAATGTCAGCGTCGGTGACAAGGTCGACATTGCCGTCCGCCGCGACGATGTTGCGCTGGTGCGTCCAGGCAAGGAGTTGCCGCCGGGCTACACGACCTCGCTGCCGAGCCGCGTGCTCGCGATCGAATACCAGGGCTACTTCGTCAAGGTCATGCTCGACACCGTGCCGGACGACGAGTTCGTGGCCTATGTGCCGGAAAAAACTTTCTTTGCAGATCCATTCACCGTCGGCGATGTCGTGATGGCCACATGGGCTACCGGCAGCGCGTTGCCTCTCGCCTAA
- a CDS encoding (2Fe-2S)-binding protein, with protein MTVQISFTLNGRPTTVDVEPATIVAELLREQLNLTGTHIGCDTSQCGACVVHLDGLPVKSCTLLAPALDGATLLTIEGLQGAPGSNQMHPMQEAFREHHGLQCGFCTPGMLMTAVALAAEKPDLTEADVRHGLEGNICRCTGYQNIVVSVLAGAAAMNAAKGE; from the coding sequence ATGACCGTGCAGATATCCTTTACACTCAACGGCCGGCCAACCACTGTCGATGTCGAGCCGGCGACGATCGTCGCCGAGCTGCTGCGCGAGCAGCTCAACCTCACCGGCACGCATATCGGATGCGATACCAGCCAGTGCGGCGCCTGCGTGGTGCATCTGGACGGTCTTCCCGTGAAGAGCTGCACGCTGCTCGCACCCGCGCTCGACGGCGCGACGCTGCTCACCATCGAAGGCCTGCAGGGCGCGCCCGGTTCGAACCAGATGCATCCGATGCAGGAGGCGTTCCGTGAGCATCACGGTCTGCAATGCGGCTTCTGCACACCCGGCATGTTGATGACCGCGGTCGCGCTCGCCGCTGAGAAGCCGGACCTGACGGAGGCCGACGTCCGTCACGGCCTCGAAGGCAATATCTGCCGCTGTACCGGCTACCAGAACATCGTCGTCTCGGTCTTGGCCGGCGCTGCCGCCATGAACGCCGCCAAGGGAGAGTGA